From a single Nocardioides sp. dk884 genomic region:
- a CDS encoding pyridoxamine 5'-phosphate oxidase family protein — MTLPLSPTARTTVVRGRHRAVSERAELHAFLADGLLAHVGVVVGDGAAAHPVVLPTAYAVDPDGPDEGGTLYLHGSVAARWLRAAIGATVCVTVTEVDGVVTARSAFHHSMNYRSAVVIGVAREVLDAHERDRALDAMVDHLVPGRAATLRPSTRKELAATLVLAVPLVEASMKARAGGPVDDPEDIAAGTWGGHLPVRRVWDAPVPDADARGEAPADVRARVAPTHA, encoded by the coding sequence ATGACCCTCCCGCTCTCACCCACCGCACGCACGACCGTCGTCCGCGGCCGGCACCGCGCCGTCTCCGAGCGCGCCGAACTCCACGCCTTCCTCGCCGACGGCCTCCTCGCCCACGTGGGCGTCGTGGTCGGCGACGGCGCCGCCGCGCACCCCGTCGTACTCCCGACGGCGTACGCCGTGGACCCCGACGGCCCGGACGAGGGCGGCACCCTCTACCTCCACGGCTCGGTCGCCGCCCGCTGGCTGCGCGCCGCGATCGGGGCGACCGTCTGCGTCACGGTCACCGAGGTGGACGGCGTGGTCACCGCCCGCTCGGCCTTCCACCACTCGATGAACTACCGCTCCGCGGTGGTGATCGGCGTCGCCCGGGAGGTGCTCGACGCCCACGAGCGCGACCGCGCCCTGGACGCGATGGTGGACCACCTCGTCCCCGGCCGCGCCGCCACCCTGCGCCCCAGCACCCGCAAGGAGCTCGCCGCGACACTGGTCCTCGCCGTACCCCTCGTGGAGGCGTCGATGAAGGCCCGCGCCGGCGGCCCCGTCGACGACCCCGAGGACATCGCCGCGGGCACCTGGGGCGGGCACCTCCCGGTACGCCGGGTCTGGGACGCGCCGGTGCCGGACGCCGACGCCCGCGGGGAGGCGCCGGCCGACGTGCGGGCCCGGGTCGCGCCCACGCATGCGTGA
- the ndk gene encoding nucleoside-diphosphate kinase → MTQRTLVLLKPDTVSRGLVGEVLTRYEDKGLSIVAMEMRQIDADVSDQHYAEHVERDFYPALREFVTSGPLVSLVLEGEDAIEVVRALNGATDGRKAAPGTIRGDYSLSNRENLVHGSDSPESAAREIGIWFPGL, encoded by the coding sequence ATGACGCAGCGCACACTGGTCCTCCTCAAGCCCGACACCGTCAGCCGTGGCCTGGTCGGCGAGGTGCTGACCCGCTACGAGGACAAGGGCCTCTCGATCGTCGCGATGGAGATGCGCCAGATCGACGCCGACGTCTCTGACCAGCACTACGCCGAGCACGTCGAGCGCGACTTCTACCCGGCGCTGCGCGAGTTCGTGACCAGCGGCCCGCTCGTCTCCCTCGTGCTCGAGGGCGAGGACGCCATCGAGGTCGTCCGCGCGCTCAACGGCGCCACCGACGGGCGCAAGGCCGCCCCCGGCACGATCCGCGGCGACTACTCGCTGTCCAACCGCGAGAACCTCGTGCACGGCTCGGACTCCCCGGAGTCGGCCGCGCGCGAGATCGGGATCTGGTTCCCGGGTCTCTGA
- a CDS encoding rod shape-determining protein has translation MANSFFGRDMAVDLGTANTLVYVRGKGVLLDEPSVVALNASTGEILAVGHEAKRMIGRTPDNIAAIRPLKDGVIADFEATEQMLRFFIQQVHKRRYFAKPRMVVCVPSGITAVEQRAVKEAGYQAGARKVYIVEEPMAAAIGAGLPVHQATGNMVVDVGGGTTEVAVISLGGIVTSLSVRTAGDDLDAAIVAWMKKEYSLMLGERTAEEVKMTLGSAFPLPDEPEAEIRGRDMISGLPRTVVVSSAEIRQALEEPLHAIVDAVRATLDQTPPELAGDIMDRGIVLTGGGALLRGLDERLRHETGMPVHVAEDPLSSVALGAGKCVEEFEALQQVLVSEPRRF, from the coding sequence ATGGCGAACAGCTTCTTCGGCCGGGACATGGCAGTCGACCTCGGCACCGCCAACACCCTGGTCTACGTCCGCGGCAAGGGCGTCCTGCTCGATGAGCCCAGCGTCGTGGCGCTCAATGCCAGCACCGGCGAGATCCTCGCGGTCGGGCACGAGGCGAAGCGCATGATCGGTCGCACCCCCGACAACATCGCGGCCATCCGCCCGCTCAAGGACGGCGTCATCGCCGACTTCGAGGCGACCGAGCAGATGCTGCGCTTCTTCATCCAGCAGGTCCACAAGCGGCGCTACTTCGCCAAGCCCCGGATGGTCGTGTGCGTGCCGAGCGGCATCACCGCCGTCGAGCAGCGCGCGGTCAAGGAGGCCGGCTACCAGGCCGGCGCCCGCAAGGTCTACATCGTCGAGGAGCCGATGGCCGCGGCCATCGGCGCCGGGCTCCCGGTGCACCAGGCCACCGGCAACATGGTCGTCGACGTCGGCGGCGGCACCACCGAGGTCGCCGTCATCTCCCTGGGCGGCATCGTGACCAGCCTCAGCGTGCGCACCGCCGGCGACGACCTCGACGCCGCGATCGTGGCGTGGATGAAGAAGGAGTACTCCCTGATGCTCGGGGAGCGCACCGCCGAGGAGGTCAAGATGACCCTCGGCTCGGCCTTCCCGCTGCCCGACGAGCCCGAGGCCGAGATCCGCGGCCGCGACATGATCTCCGGTCTGCCGCGCACCGTCGTCGTCTCCAGCGCCGAGATCCGCCAGGCCCTCGAGGAGCCGTTGCACGCGATCGTCGACGCCGTGCGCGCGACCCTCGACCAGACCCCGCCCGAGCTCGCCGGCGACATCATGGACCGCGGCATCGTGCTCACCGGTGGCGGCGCGCTGCTGCGCGGACTCGACGAGCGGCTGCGCCACGAGACCGGCATGCCGGTGCACGTCGCGGAGGACCCGCTCAGCTCGGTCGCGCTCGGCGCCGGCAAGTGCGTCGAGGAGTTCGAGGCGCTGCAGCAGGTGCTGGTCTCGGAGCCGAGGCGGTTCTGA
- the mreC gene encoding rod shape-determining protein MreC, translated as MALDRLDQLRSRERRWRSSGDLGRPRGPRRSVAAALVLASVSLMTLDQQTDPVIEPARRALGEVIGPVEVGASAVLRPFVSLPGWFRTHGDLRGEIDTLEAENARLRGEVSTSGYDRNRLAEYDGLTRAASDLGYTLVPARVVALGPSQSFSSTVMIDAGSEAGLSADMTVMNNDGLVGRVLRVTRTTATVLLAIDPESVVGGRIGSSMEIGFLHGRGALGDDARLDLQLLDQALVPGRGDAVVTWGSRNGAPYVSGIPVGEVTAVYSNVRDSSQRAVVRPYVDFASLDVVGVVVPSGADSDRALIEAEGGLR; from the coding sequence ATGGCGCTCGACCGGCTCGACCAGCTCCGGTCCCGGGAGCGCCGCTGGCGCAGCTCCGGTGACCTCGGCCGCCCCCGCGGTCCACGCCGCTCGGTGGCGGCAGCCCTCGTGCTCGCCAGCGTCTCGCTGATGACGCTCGACCAGCAGACCGACCCCGTGATCGAGCCGGCGCGCCGCGCGCTCGGCGAGGTGATCGGCCCGGTCGAGGTCGGCGCGTCCGCGGTGCTGCGTCCCTTCGTCTCCCTGCCCGGCTGGTTCCGCACCCACGGCGACCTGCGCGGCGAGATCGACACCCTCGAGGCCGAGAACGCGCGCCTGCGCGGGGAGGTCAGCACCTCCGGCTACGACCGCAACCGTCTCGCCGAGTACGACGGCCTGACCCGGGCCGCCTCCGACCTGGGCTACACGCTGGTGCCCGCGCGGGTGGTCGCGCTCGGGCCCTCGCAGTCCTTCTCCTCCACGGTGATGATCGACGCCGGGTCCGAGGCCGGGCTGAGCGCCGACATGACGGTGATGAACAACGACGGCCTCGTCGGGCGGGTGCTGCGGGTGACCCGGACGACCGCGACCGTGCTGCTGGCCATCGACCCCGAGTCGGTCGTCGGCGGCCGGATCGGCTCCAGCATGGAGATCGGCTTCCTGCACGGCCGCGGCGCCCTCGGCGACGACGCCCGCCTCGACCTCCAGCTGCTCGACCAGGCGCTCGTCCCGGGCCGCGGCGACGCCGTGGTGACGTGGGGCAGCCGCAACGGCGCGCCGTACGTCTCGGGCATCCCGGTCGGGGAGGTCACGGCGGTCTACTCCAACGTCCGCGACTCCTCCCAGCGTGCCGTGGTGCGCCCCTACGTCGACTTCGCCAGCCTCGACGTGGTCGGTGTCGTGGTGCCCTCGGGCGCCGACAGCGACCGGGCGTTGATCGAGGCCGAGGGAGGACTGCGATGA
- the mreD gene encoding rod shape-determining protein MreD codes for MSLLRAAVALTGAVLALVLQTTFFSHLSWSGVVPNLCLLLVVGVALVRGSEFAMVLGFVAGLLLDLAPPADHLAGRWALALVVVGYVAGRVRQDVRPTAVSVVATVAACSFVGTSVFALTGLVLRDPVLGVGELLQVIGIALVWDVLLTPFVLPLVMGAFRRLQPDRVPA; via the coding sequence ATGAGCCTCCTCCGGGCCGCGGTCGCGCTCACCGGCGCGGTGCTCGCCCTGGTCCTGCAGACGACGTTCTTCTCCCACCTGTCCTGGTCCGGCGTGGTGCCCAACCTGTGCCTGCTGCTGGTCGTGGGCGTCGCGCTCGTGCGCGGCTCCGAGTTCGCGATGGTGCTCGGCTTCGTGGCCGGGCTGCTGCTCGACCTGGCCCCGCCCGCCGACCACCTCGCCGGCCGCTGGGCGCTCGCCCTGGTCGTCGTCGGGTACGTCGCGGGGCGGGTGCGCCAGGACGTGCGCCCCACCGCCGTGTCGGTGGTCGCCACCGTCGCGGCCTGCTCCTTCGTCGGCACCTCGGTCTTCGCGTTGACCGGATTGGTGCTGCGCGACCCCGTGCTCGGGGTCGGGGAGCTGTTGCAGGTGATCGGGATCGCGCTGGTGTGGGACGTGCTGCTCACCCCGTTCGTGCTGCCGCTGGTGATGGGCGCCTTCCGCCGCCTCCAGCCGGACCGGGTGCCCGCATGA
- the mrdA gene encoding penicillin-binding protein 2 encodes MAASAEGSRRSRLRLVVIQVLVLSLFATLLARLYYIQVVSGEQYTAQAASQSVREIVVQPPRGLIVDAQGRPLVTNRTTWVLSIDRTVLGKLTERQQDVLLGRVAEISGLRVPQVRKKLVTCGESGSIPGVCWNGSPYQPVPVATEVPQEIALRVLEQPEDFPAVLAEQQSVRSYPRPHGTNLAHVLGYLSPITEEEFDLATADGDESLNGASVVGRAGVEKQYDKWLRGMPGYRRVAVDSMGRVLGDSGEVNAEPGNTLVTTIDAKVQGVVERELAETLAKARTEVDPVTGRLYEADSGAVVVMEAKTGRIVSMASQPTYDPEVWVGGITKKQLARLYSEAAGTPLLGRATQGQFAPGSTWKPFMTAGALTNGYTTDSRLNCSSTFRVGNRDFKNYESGAYGYVGFDKALEVSCNTFFYRIGFDYWQRFGSDVDDVDAKDPLVEEAQHFGFGSATGIDLPGEASGRIADREWKRSYYDSMKDYYCGIADAPQDADTSDFVYKFAREFCIEGYAYRAGDAVNFSIGQGDTIVTPLQLARAYAALANGGTLWAPRIGRAIVDPSGEVVREFAPRKNGTVDLPKRVFDYIDNALTGVSTRGTMSWKLTGFPLEEVRIRAKTGSAEVYGKQSTSWLATYTEDYVVVMMVSQGGTGSGRNGDSVRRIYEALYGVRDGVVKPEKAAIPGSVPPSSLPTFTKDGSILPPATRASRKDQR; translated from the coding sequence ATGGCGGCCTCCGCCGAGGGATCGCGGCGCAGCCGGCTGCGGCTGGTCGTGATCCAGGTGCTCGTGCTCTCCCTCTTCGCCACCCTGCTGGCGCGGCTGTACTACATCCAGGTGGTCAGCGGCGAGCAGTACACCGCCCAGGCCGCCTCGCAGTCGGTGCGCGAGATCGTCGTGCAGCCCCCGCGCGGGCTGATCGTCGATGCCCAGGGCCGCCCGTTGGTCACCAACCGCACCACCTGGGTGCTCTCCATCGACCGCACCGTCCTGGGCAAGCTCACCGAGCGCCAGCAGGACGTCCTGCTGGGCCGGGTCGCGGAGATCAGCGGCCTGCGGGTGCCCCAGGTGCGCAAGAAGCTCGTCACCTGCGGGGAGAGCGGCAGCATCCCCGGCGTGTGCTGGAACGGCTCGCCGTACCAGCCGGTGCCGGTCGCCACCGAGGTCCCCCAGGAGATCGCGCTGCGCGTGCTCGAGCAGCCGGAGGACTTCCCGGCGGTGCTCGCCGAGCAGCAGAGCGTGCGCAGCTACCCGCGCCCGCACGGCACCAACCTGGCCCACGTGCTCGGCTACCTCAGCCCGATCACCGAGGAGGAGTTCGACCTCGCCACCGCCGACGGCGATGAGTCCCTCAACGGTGCCTCCGTGGTCGGCCGGGCCGGGGTGGAGAAGCAGTACGACAAGTGGCTGCGCGGCATGCCCGGCTACCGCCGCGTCGCGGTGGACTCGATGGGCCGCGTGCTCGGGGACAGCGGCGAGGTCAACGCCGAGCCGGGCAACACCCTGGTCACCACGATCGATGCGAAGGTCCAGGGCGTGGTCGAGCGCGAGCTCGCCGAGACCCTCGCCAAGGCGCGCACCGAGGTCGACCCGGTCACCGGACGGCTCTACGAGGCCGACTCCGGCGCGGTCGTGGTGATGGAGGCCAAGACCGGACGGATCGTGTCGATGGCCAGCCAGCCGACGTACGACCCCGAGGTCTGGGTCGGCGGCATCACCAAGAAGCAGCTGGCCCGGCTCTACTCCGAGGCCGCGGGCACCCCGCTGCTCGGGCGCGCCACCCAGGGCCAGTTCGCGCCCGGCTCGACCTGGAAGCCGTTCATGACCGCCGGCGCGCTCACCAACGGCTACACCACCGACAGCCGGCTGAACTGCTCCTCGACCTTCCGGGTCGGCAACCGCGACTTCAAGAACTACGAGTCCGGGGCCTACGGCTACGTCGGCTTCGACAAGGCGCTCGAGGTCTCCTGCAACACCTTCTTCTACCGCATCGGCTTCGACTACTGGCAGCGCTTCGGCTCCGACGTCGACGACGTCGACGCCAAGGACCCGCTCGTGGAGGAGGCCCAGCACTTCGGCTTCGGCTCCGCCACCGGCATCGACCTGCCCGGCGAGGCATCCGGCCGGATCGCGGACCGGGAGTGGAAGCGCTCCTACTACGACTCGATGAAGGACTACTACTGCGGCATCGCCGACGCGCCGCAGGACGCCGACACCTCCGACTTCGTCTACAAGTTCGCCCGCGAGTTCTGCATCGAGGGCTACGCCTACCGCGCCGGGGACGCCGTGAACTTCTCCATCGGCCAGGGCGACACGATCGTCACCCCGCTCCAGCTCGCGCGTGCGTACGCCGCGCTGGCCAACGGCGGCACCCTGTGGGCGCCGCGCATCGGCCGGGCCATCGTCGACCCGTCCGGTGAGGTGGTCCGCGAGTTCGCGCCGCGCAAGAACGGCACCGTCGACCTGCCGAAGCGCGTCTTCGACTACATCGACAACGCCCTGACCGGGGTCAGCACCCGCGGCACGATGAGCTGGAAGCTGACCGGCTTCCCGCTCGAGGAGGTCCGGATCCGCGCCAAGACCGGTTCCGCCGAGGTCTACGGCAAGCAGTCGACCTCGTGGCTGGCGACCTACACCGAGGACTACGTCGTGGTGATGATGGTCAGCCAGGGCGGCACCGGCTCGGGGCGCAACGGCGACTCCGTGCGCCGCATCTATGAGGCGCTGTACGGCGTGCGGGACGGCGTCGTGAAGCCGGAGAAGGCGGCCATCCCGGGCAGCGTGCCGCCCAGCAGCCTGCCCACGTTCACCAAGGACGGCTCGATCCTGCCGCCCGCGACCCGCGCGTCGAGGAAGGACCAGCGGTGA
- the rodA gene encoding rod shape-determining protein RodA, whose product MSTPHLSGHRPGSFPGSGFGSGFRAPRIDWVLMVAVLALVGLGTLLVWSATSSRDVLTGGDSTAYLRKHLVNVAIGLVLMLLVTAVEHRWVRMLAPLVYLASVIGLVLVLVMGSTINGSRSWLVIGGMSIQPSEFAKLAVIIGMALVLAERAAGRWHANVGSVDVGLMLLVAALPAALIMLQPDLGTMLVLTATVFGILATSGAPRRWLALLIGAGVTVATLAVLGGLLKDYQVDRFMAFTNPDLDPRGAGYNVEQARIAVGNGGLFGQGLFDGSQTRAGFVPEQHTDFIFTVAGEELGLLGAGLVVLLLGVVLWRALSIAYRSEDVFGRVAAAGIACWFGFQAFQNIGMCLGIMPVTGVPLPFVSYGGSSMFAGLLAVGLLQNIHLRTSTPPPSRYVMPARPVRVLAGR is encoded by the coding sequence GTGAGCACTCCACACCTCTCGGGGCACCGGCCCGGGTCCTTCCCGGGCTCCGGCTTCGGCTCCGGGTTTCGGGCACCACGCATCGACTGGGTGCTGATGGTGGCGGTGCTCGCCCTGGTCGGGCTCGGCACCCTGCTGGTCTGGTCGGCGACGTCCTCGCGCGACGTGCTCACCGGCGGTGACTCCACGGCGTACCTGCGCAAGCACCTGGTCAACGTCGCGATCGGGCTGGTGCTGATGCTGCTGGTGACGGCGGTCGAGCACCGCTGGGTGCGGATGCTCGCGCCGTTGGTCTACCTCGCCTCGGTCATCGGCCTGGTGCTGGTGCTGGTGATGGGCTCCACGATCAACGGCTCGCGGTCCTGGCTGGTGATCGGCGGCATGTCGATCCAGCCCTCGGAGTTCGCCAAGCTCGCGGTGATCATCGGCATGGCGCTGGTGCTGGCCGAGCGGGCGGCGGGGCGCTGGCACGCCAACGTCGGCAGCGTCGACGTCGGGCTGATGCTCCTGGTCGCCGCGCTTCCGGCGGCGCTGATCATGCTCCAGCCCGACCTCGGCACGATGCTGGTGCTGACCGCGACCGTCTTCGGCATCCTCGCCACCTCCGGCGCGCCCCGTCGCTGGCTGGCCCTGCTGATCGGCGCCGGCGTCACGGTGGCGACCCTCGCGGTGCTCGGCGGCTTGCTGAAGGACTACCAGGTCGACCGGTTCATGGCGTTCACCAACCCCGACCTGGACCCCCGCGGCGCCGGCTACAACGTCGAGCAGGCCCGGATCGCGGTCGGCAACGGCGGGCTGTTCGGCCAGGGGCTCTTCGACGGCTCCCAGACCCGCGCCGGGTTCGTGCCCGAGCAGCACACCGACTTCATCTTCACCGTCGCGGGCGAGGAGCTCGGACTCCTCGGCGCCGGCCTGGTGGTGCTCCTGCTGGGCGTGGTGCTGTGGCGCGCGCTGAGCATCGCCTACCGCAGCGAGGACGTCTTCGGCCGGGTCGCGGCCGCCGGCATCGCGTGCTGGTTCGGCTTCCAGGCCTTCCAGAACATCGGCATGTGCCTGGGGATCATGCCGGTCACCGGCGTGCCGCTGCCGTTCGTCTCCTACGGCGGCAGCTCGATGTTCGCCGGGCTGCTCGCGGTGGGGCTGCTGCAGAACATCCACCTGCGCACCTCGACGCCTCCGCCGAGCCGCTACGTCATGCCGGCGCGCCCGGTGCGGGTGCTCGCCGGCCGCTGA
- a CDS encoding calcium:proton antiporter has translation MPTPDVRGPFQWTLVVPVAAMLLLLATWTRHEHWLVLVLIAGGLVSSVIAAVHHAEVVAHKVGEPFGSLILAVAVTVIEVGLIVMLMSGGGSGASTYARDTVFAALMITLNGIVGISLLVGALKHHLVSFNPSGTGSALSTVITLAALTMVLPSFTTSGRGLEFSASQLAFAATASLVLYAGFVFTQTVRHRDFFIPVSSDEYGQMTGLLDEDGDSHADPPTDREAWLSVGLLLASLVAVVGLAKMLSPTIEDAVQALGFPYAVVGVVIALLVLAPESISAIRNAARDRVQISLNLGYGSAMASIGLTVPTIAIASIWLEGPLVLGLEPVQMVLLAITVVVSVLTVAQGRAKAQQGVVHLALLAAFLFLSIQP, from the coding sequence ATGCCCACTCCCGACGTCCGCGGTCCCTTCCAATGGACGCTGGTCGTCCCCGTCGCGGCGATGCTCCTGCTCCTCGCCACCTGGACGCGACACGAACACTGGCTCGTGCTCGTGCTGATCGCCGGCGGGCTGGTGAGCTCGGTGATCGCGGCCGTGCACCACGCCGAGGTCGTCGCCCACAAGGTGGGTGAGCCGTTCGGCTCGCTGATCCTCGCGGTGGCGGTCACGGTGATCGAGGTCGGGCTGATCGTGATGCTGATGAGCGGCGGCGGCAGCGGGGCCAGCACCTACGCCCGCGACACCGTGTTCGCCGCGCTGATGATCACCCTCAACGGCATCGTCGGGATCTCGCTGCTCGTCGGCGCGCTCAAGCACCACCTGGTCAGCTTCAACCCCTCCGGCACCGGATCGGCGCTGAGCACGGTGATCACGCTGGCCGCCCTGACGATGGTGCTGCCGTCGTTCACCACCTCGGGCCGGGGCCTGGAGTTCTCCGCCTCCCAGCTCGCCTTCGCCGCCACCGCCTCGCTCGTGCTGTACGCCGGCTTCGTGTTCACCCAGACCGTGCGGCACCGCGACTTCTTCATCCCGGTGAGCTCCGATGAGTACGGCCAGATGACCGGCCTGCTCGACGAGGACGGCGACTCCCACGCCGACCCGCCGACCGACCGCGAGGCCTGGTTGAGCGTCGGGCTGCTGCTCGCGTCCCTGGTCGCCGTCGTCGGCCTGGCCAAGATGCTCTCCCCCACCATCGAGGACGCGGTGCAGGCGCTGGGGTTCCCGTATGCAGTGGTCGGGGTGGTGATCGCGCTGCTGGTGCTGGCCCCGGAGTCGATCTCCGCGATCCGCAACGCGGCGCGTGACCGGGTGCAGATCAGCCTCAACCTGGGCTACGGCTCGGCGATGGCCTCGATCGGGCTGACCGTGCCGACGATCGCGATCGCCTCCATCTGGCTCGAGGGGCCGCTGGTGCTGGGCCTGGAGCCGGTGCAGATGGTCCTGCTCGCGATCACCGTCGTGGTCTCGGTGCTCACCGTCGCCCAGGGACGGGCCAAGGCCCAGCAGGGCGTGGTCCACCTCGCGCTGCTCGCGGCGTTCCTGTTCCTGTCGATCCAGCCCTGA
- a CDS encoding TIGR03960 family B12-binding radical SAM protein yields MPTPASVFPRLEPRLGSVSKPIQYVGGELNSTVKEWDCGASATGEGETVRWALMYPDAYEVGLPNQGVQILYEVLNERDWIIAERTYAVWPDMEQVLRTGDEHGPIPQFTVDAHRPVRAFDIFGLSFSTELGYTNMLNALDLAQIPLHAADRGEEDPIVLAGGHAAFNPEPIADFLDAAVLGDGEEVVLAISEVVREWKAEGRPGGRDELLRRLAVSGGVYVPRFYDVAYAADGSIEAIVPNRPGIPFRVAKHTLMDLDAWPYPRKPLVPLAETVHERFSVEIFRGCTRGCRFCQAGMITRPVRERSIETIGEMVENGIRKSGFEEVGLLSLSSADHTEIGEVAKGLADRYEGSNVSLSLPSTRVDAFNITLANEFSRNGRRSGLTFAPEGGSERMRKVINKMVTEEDLIRTVATAYSHGWRQVKLYFMVGLPTETDEDVLQVAELAKKVIAKGREVSGRNDIRCTVSIGGFVPKPHTPFQWAAQLDHETTDERLKRLRDTVREDKKFGRAIGFRYHDGKPGAIEGLLSRGDRRVGKVIEEVWRDGGRFDGWSEHFSYERWVAASERALAGTGVDLAWYTTRERGYEEVLPWDHLDSGLDKDWLWADWEDALAVAAGADVEVEDCRWTPCYDCGVCPEMGTEIQIGPTGRQLLPLSVV; encoded by the coding sequence ATGCCCACCCCCGCATCCGTCTTCCCGCGCCTCGAGCCGCGGCTCGGCTCGGTCTCCAAGCCGATCCAGTACGTCGGCGGTGAGCTCAACTCCACGGTCAAGGAGTGGGACTGCGGCGCCTCCGCGACCGGCGAGGGCGAGACCGTCCGCTGGGCGCTGATGTATCCCGACGCCTACGAGGTCGGCCTGCCCAACCAGGGCGTGCAGATCCTCTACGAGGTGCTCAACGAGCGCGACTGGATCATCGCCGAGCGCACCTACGCCGTCTGGCCCGACATGGAGCAGGTGCTGCGCACCGGCGACGAGCACGGCCCGATCCCGCAGTTCACTGTCGACGCCCACCGCCCGGTGCGCGCCTTCGACATCTTCGGCCTGAGCTTCTCCACCGAGCTCGGCTACACCAACATGCTCAACGCCCTGGACCTCGCGCAGATCCCGCTGCACGCCGCGGACCGCGGCGAGGAGGACCCGATCGTCCTCGCCGGCGGGCACGCGGCGTTCAACCCCGAGCCGATCGCCGACTTCCTCGACGCCGCCGTCCTCGGCGACGGTGAGGAGGTCGTGCTGGCCATCTCCGAGGTCGTGCGCGAGTGGAAGGCCGAGGGCCGCCCCGGCGGCCGCGACGAGCTGCTGCGCCGGCTCGCGGTCAGCGGCGGCGTCTACGTGCCTCGTTTCTACGACGTGGCCTACGCCGCCGACGGCTCGATCGAGGCGATCGTGCCCAACCGCCCCGGCATCCCGTTCCGCGTCGCCAAGCACACGCTGATGGACCTCGACGCCTGGCCCTACCCGCGCAAGCCGCTGGTGCCGCTGGCCGAGACCGTCCACGAGCGGTTCAGCGTCGAGATCTTCCGCGGCTGCACCCGTGGCTGCCGCTTCTGCCAGGCCGGGATGATCACCCGCCCGGTGCGCGAGCGCTCGATCGAGACGATCGGCGAGATGGTCGAGAACGGCATCCGCAAGTCCGGCTTCGAGGAGGTCGGCCTGCTCTCGCTCTCCAGCGCCGACCACACCGAGATCGGCGAGGTCGCCAAGGGGCTCGCCGACCGTTACGAGGGCTCCAACGTCTCGCTGTCGCTGCCCTCGACGCGCGTGGACGCCTTCAACATCACCCTGGCCAACGAGTTCTCCCGCAACGGGCGCCGCTCCGGGCTCACCTTCGCCCCCGAGGGCGGCTCCGAGCGGATGCGCAAGGTCATCAACAAGATGGTGACCGAGGAGGACCTGATCCGCACGGTCGCCACGGCGTACTCCCACGGCTGGCGCCAGGTGAAGCTCTACTTCATGGTCGGGCTGCCGACCGAGACCGACGAGGACGTCCTGCAGGTCGCCGAGCTCGCCAAGAAGGTCATCGCCAAGGGCCGCGAGGTCTCCGGGCGCAACGACATCCGCTGCACGGTCTCGATCGGCGGCTTCGTGCCCAAGCCGCACACGCCGTTCCAGTGGGCCGCGCAGCTGGACCACGAGACCACCGACGAGCGGCTCAAGCGGCTGCGCGACACCGTGCGCGAGGACAAGAAGTTCGGTCGCGCGATCGGCTTCCGCTACCACGACGGCAAGCCCGGCGCGATCGAGGGACTGCTCTCGCGCGGTGACCGGCGCGTCGGCAAGGTGATCGAGGAGGTCTGGCGCGACGGCGGCCGCTTCGACGGCTGGAGCGAGCACTTCTCCTACGAGCGCTGGGTCGCCGCCTCCGAGCGGGCCCTGGCCGGCACCGGGGTGGACCTGGCCTGGTACACCACCCGCGAGCGTGGCTACGAGGAGGTCCTGCCGTGGGACCACCTCGACTCCGGCCTCGACAAGGACTGGCTGTGGGCCGACTGGGAGGACGCCCTCGCGGTGGCCGCCGGTGCCGACGTCGAGGTCGAGGACTGCCGCTGGACGCCGTGCTACGACTGCGGCGTGTGCCCGGAGATGGGCACCGAGATCCAGATCGGCCCCACCGGCCGCCAGCTGCTGCCGCTCTCGGTGGTCTGA